The Salvelinus namaycush isolate Seneca chromosome 26, SaNama_1.0, whole genome shotgun sequence genomic sequence aaaattaagaggtgaaaatagacatatattagggtgaggcacattggctactaacagcttactacacaacttacccttagtattactttcttagctacagtatgcatatctcccttgcatattacataatttatgcagcagcatacaagacatttttggactcaccttggcttgtgatgtgctcacttacatttacatttaagtcatttagcagacgctcttatccagagcgacttacatttaacctttttttaatttatttttatttaactaggcaagtcagttaagaacaaactcttattttcaatgacggcctaggaacagtgggttaactgccttgttcaggggcagaacgacagatttgtaccttgtcagctcggggatttgaacttgcaacctttcggttactagcccaacgctctaaccactaggctaccctgccgcccaggGTAGCCCCTGGGCGGCGCGGCGCGACTTAAACATGAAGGCGGCGCGGCGGTTTTGttatcaaactttgtcatcaaagtctgacattctctggatttatggtgggaactctgggggaaaaaacacacagccactccattgaatagcaggctacTGGTTGCTTTGCACTGCTGGAAGTTGGCAGTTAGCCACCGATTCATTCCAAactactcattgttgaatttgtgatttccaacttgttgtgtaatctttatgtccaatggccgatacgttttatctataatttctcttcattatctctcttcatatgacaaggattaaaaaggatttgcctgTAGATTGTAGACTTGATTCACGATGAcgactgctagctaagactttgaaagtaatttgttgacatgatcagtcccatcaaagctactgtacatataacgtgatttgacgtcattttatctgtggccaatgacattgagccttcttggaagggcacttgtaataaactcatcaaaaacgtcctctcactgtcaactgtttattttcagcaaacttaacatgtgtaaatatttgtatgaacataacaagactcaacaactgacacataaactgaacaagttccacagacatgtgactaacagaaatggaataatgtgttcctgaacaaagggggggggtcaaaatccaaagtaacagtcagtatctggtgtggccaccagctgcattaagtactggagtgcatctcctcctcatggactgcaccagatttgccagttctaaCTTTGCCAGTTCtaactcttccaccaaggcacctgcaagttcccggacatttctggggggaatggccctagccctcaccctctggtccaacaggtcccagacgtgctcaatgggattgagatccgggctattcgctggccatggcagaacactgactttcctatcttgcaggaaatcacgcacagaacgagcagtatggctggtggcattgtcatgctggagggtcatgtcaggatgagcctgcaggaagggtaccacatgagggaagaggatgtcttccctgtagcgCACaccattgagattgcctgcaatgacaacaagctcagtccgatgatgctgtgacacactgccccagaccatgacggaccctccacctccacatcgatcccgctccagagtacaggcctcggtgtaacgctcattccttcaacgaaaacgcgaatccgaccatcacccctggtgagacaaacccgcgactcgtcagtgaagagcactttttgatagtcctgtctggtccagtgacggtgggtttgtgcccataagcgACTTTGtagctggtgatgtctggtgaggacctgccttacaacaggcctacaagccctcagtccagcctctcccagcctattgaggacagtctgagggattgtgcgttcctggtgtaagtcgggcagttgttgccatcctgtacctgtcccgcaggtgtgatgttcgaatgtaccgatcctgtgcaggtattgttacacgtggtctgccactgcgaggacgatcagctgtctgtctcactgtagCGCTGTGTTagacgtctcacagtacggacattgcaatttattgccctggccacatctgcagtcctcatgcctccttgcagcatgcctaaggcacgttcacacagatgagtatctttcttttggtgtttttcagagtcagtagaaaggccactttagtgtcctaagttttcataactgtgacctttaattgcctaccgtctgtaagctgttagtgtcttaacgaccgttccacaggtgcatgttcattaattgtttatggtttattgaacaagcatgggaaacagtgtttaaaccctttacaatgaaggatttttatgaattatttttatgaattaccctagacagggtcctgaaaaagggacgtttctttttttgctgagtttataactcTGGCAGGATACAAAGGGCTGAAATTTTGTATGTCTACATTTACTAAGGACATAAACTTCGCGATGacagtgtccccatgagtgacagaacagagCCAATCATGGCGTAATACTCCTATTTTTTGGTGGCTCGCCCCACcgccacagaaagcactgagctaggctgaaacacctgcattttggagctgccttactcaagaaaacaaaaatgagaccatgtgtgtatgatatatatatttttttacattgtttacaaacctatatgtgacacatattaatgccaaaataacatgcaaaacaggcaagtccccccccccaaaaaaaatatttatattattttttgctaaaaatgtggggctcaaaacatgTAGGGTTctgatttagcttattcataattaattcatcattaacgtttggttcatgcatgtgaccgaccaatacctcacaaggcttcttctctccaagctgagaccttgaaactgagatatccctttgttctgggcgtactgccaaattgcttaGGCTGATGGTGAGGATTCCTCCCAGGCACCATCAATCAGTCACTTGTATGAACCCAgtcaaattggttattagaaaagcacaaacataaaatgTTCCTTCACAAATTGTTGCAAtaatgtcagccaatcagcaatcAATGAGTAAATGTTGTCCAATTGCAATGGAGGCAGTAACTCACATGGACTTACCGAGATGGCATTGGTCATCATTTGTTCCCCTTGTTTCCTCACTTAAAGTTCTACACCACCCCTACTATCAAATTGACCTACCTCTGGCTGATGAGGCACTAACAGAAAGTAGAAGTCATCCCACTTCAATAATAACAGAGAGAATGTAGTATTtaacaatcaaatcaatttattaGCTAATTCATTCTTACAGGCAAATAAAATAGCAAGGGTTCTACAAAGTAGACCAGGGGTGTCGAACTCCTTTTATCCAGGGGGGCACGTTCAGTCTTCAACGAGGTCCAAAAGGGCAGCACTAAAAATTGGTTATATTTCCTTGTATTAAAAACTTGCGAAAAAttgttcatatatatatattttctttttaaTATATACTCAAAGCACCCACGGGCCGGATTCGACCCCCTCGCCGGCCAGATCCGGTCCGCGGGCAGTATGTTAGACACTCCTGGTGTAGACATgcgcacacacagaaacacacacacacatgattggGTGGATATCTTACAATGAAATACCAGAGCATGGTTGAGTTCAGGAGACACCAATGGGAGAAAACACTTTCAAAGAAAAAACTAACAATTGCATTTCTATTTGACAAGTTATCTGTTTGGAAATGTAACACACCTCTTAAACACACCCCTTGTCTGAGTAAAATAAAACTACATTGTGCTTGATTGCAGGTTTCTCTTTGTGTGAGGTCAGGGAACAGAGAGGATTCTGGGAGGCTGTCAATCGTTTCTGCTCCAACTTATTATATCTCCGCTCTACCTCTCCGTCCCTCCTTCGCCCTCTAGGGTTAGGGGGAGTGTTGTGTTCACTCGTTTCCACTATCCTCTGTGtcgtcctctcctccctcactccGTCCCTCTCcatctatgtccctctctctctctgggtagtTGAGGATGTGGCGGTTGGCCTGGGTGAGGTACTGCTGCTGTTTGAAATACACCTTAAACACTCCCTTCATCACCACAAATGCTATACCACCCTAcaacacagagggagagaaagggagaaaaagagaaataTAAAACACCTGCCAccccagacatactgtacacacacacacacacacacacacacacacacacacacacacacacacacacacacacacacacacacacacacacacacaccctcaccctcaccctcaccctcaccctcaccagAACGGTGCGTTGCAGAGATGAAGGTACCCTGCTGAAGATCAGCCGTCCCACCAGGCTGGCCACGGAGGGGAAGATGAGAGCTCCACACAAAGTACGAGACACTGACAGGTGGTCCCCTCCATTACTCCCATCAGCTGGCACACGGGGCAATGGACGCCCTATACCTGTGTGGGATGggggtgaggggaggagagagacaaaaagGAGAGTTAAAAAAAATTATTATCAAGTGAATTTCATTTGCAGAATGTACCACAGCGCCTTTGTAAAATATTCAGACACCTGgaattgttccacattttgttaggttacagccttattctaaaattgattaaatgtttttcttccccctcatcaatctacacacaataccccataatgactaaagcaaaaacaggtttctgtagcattgaaggtccccaagaacacagtggcctccatcattcttaaatggaagaagtttggaaccaccaagactcttcctagagctggcctcccggccaaactaagcaatttggggagaagggtcttgggcagggaggcgaccaagaacacgatggtcactcgAACAgggctccaaagttcctctgcggagatgggagaaccttccagaaggacaaccatctctgcagcactccacaaatcacgcctttatggtatagtggccagacggaagccactcctcagtaaaaggcacacctGACAGcactcttggagtttgccaaaaggcacctaaagagtcactggtgtgatgaaaccaagatttaactctttggcctgaatgccaagtgtcacgtctggaggaaacctggcaccatccctacggtataGCATGGTGGCGGTAGCAGCATCATCATCAcactgtggtgatgtttttcagcgtcagggactgggaaactagtcaggatcgagggaaagatgaaaagagcaaagtaaagcgagatccttgatgaaaacctgctccagagagctcaggacctcagactgggacaaaggttcaccttccaacaggacaaggaccctaagcacacagccaagacaatgcaggtgtGGCTCCGGGACAAGTTCTTTAGTGGCCCATCCAgcgcccagacttgaacccgatcgaacatctgtggagagacctgaaaatagctgtgcagcgacactccccatccaacctgacagagcttgagaggatctgcagagaagaatgggagaaactacccaaatacaggtgtgccaagcttgtagcgtcatacccaagaagacgctgtaatcgctgccaaaggtgcttcaacaaagttatgaataaagggtctgaatatttttatatatttgcaaccatttctaaaaacctgtttttgcttttgtcattgtgaggtattgtgtgtagattgatgaggtgaaaaacatttgatccattttagaagaaggctgtaacgtaacaaaatgtggaacaagtcaaggcgtctgaatacgttccgactgcactgtgtgtgtgtacctggaacTAGCAGCTGTAGTTTAGAGGAGTGTCTCTGCCACAGCCTCAGTATGTAGTCCTCCCAGCGTATCATCTTGCCCAGGACCAGCATCACAGGGATGGTAGGTAGACCCATCAGGAGGAACAGAGGGTCGGCTCTCTCCATCACATCCAAGCCCTTCTTATGGCCTACCACCTGTAGAAATAGGGGGAGGATggaaagggaggggggggaggagggaaagggagggaggtaaggagggagggaATTGTGGATCTCGTGTTCTGTGTTGCATTGGCGTTCGCAATGGATTCACTGAACTAGTTAGTAAGTTAGTGTTAGTTATGGTCAATGGCAAGGGTATAATGGTTTGAGGTTCAGGGGTCAGGAGTAGAGGGTCATGTACCTGCATGACAGTCACAGCTCCATAGGTGACAGCTGACCAATAGACTgtccccaccaccaccccagcaGCAGCGAACGGACTGGCCCGCGACAGAGCCCTGTCCACCTGCTGGAGGAAGTACACCAATGGCCCTGGagggggggacagacagacatatacagTCAGTAAAATACGCACACCTGGACAGAAGGCACTACAGAGTAGAACTATCTTGTGTGTGCGCTGCAAGTTGCCCATATCGGGAAAGACTatactctgtgtgtgtcagttACCCATCTTGGGGAAGACGATGCTGTACTCTGTGCCACACTGAGGGCAGCAGACAGCTCCTCCACTGTTTCCTTTCTGCTTCTCATCGAGCCAGCGCTGCAGGCAGGCCTGGTGGATCCACTTGGTACAGCCTTTACACCTGCAGGGGCTCACCCACTCTGCCACGCGGTCCTCTTTCTCTGTCGCAAAACACACCCAGCAGTGCctggacatgcacacacacagtgggagaTACAGGTGAATACACACAGACAAAGGCAGGcaaaggtgacacacacacacacacacacacacacacacacacacacacacacacacacacacacacacacacacacacacacacacacacacacacacacacacacacacttctcagggGGCTCCTCTACACAGGCCATATTGAGTCCGTTCAGTTCCTCTAGGTCCCTGTCTCAGCATGGGCCAGCCAGGAAGGACCTGCATACAAAGAGTCATTTTCACTTTCTCTACATCCTGCATCTggttattttacagaaaacatttaCCAACTGTCTGTATTAGCTTGCTTCTCCTACATTCAACTAACTCACTTTTGGTTTGGCCAAACTTGTAACTAATTTAACGTTAGCTGTCTCGGCCATGCCAAACTGACATGCCCCAGTCAGTGAACAACTGCAAGCTAACCtgagataacgttagctagctaatgctgTGATGCTGGTTTTCTGTGTTTTAGTTAGATCATAAAATGACATGTCGTCCATACAACTTGCCATTAAAACGTTTTAATCGCTTTGTGATTTAAGTTTAGGCCGAGATTGCGTCAAGTGTATAACGTTACCGCAAATAGACTAGCAAAATAGTTTAGTAGCTATGGAGGAATTCATAACTTCTAGTTGTTGTTGAACAATGACAGTGGTTTCTTACCTCAATAATGCCTCTATATAAATACCCCGAAGTACCTCACAGTCAGTTTTAAACTAGCTGAATGACAAGAGAAGAGTTTTGATCGCTAAATAATCTTCGTCAACTGTCACCACCATAAAGCAGACAGGAATAATAAAGTACTTCCGGGTCACGTATTTTTGGAATCCTTCAGAATAAGAGTAACGTCCTGTATACGTTGTAGCTGAATTAATAAACAGAGCGAAATTGTGcagaattatatatatatatatatatatatatattatactaaCTATCATACAAAGAATACTTTCAAGTATTTCTATGACATATTATGGGATTATTATTTGTATAAATATTAAGCCTAAATGGTGAACAATATTTTTTGTGCATGTACAGTGCACAGTGCACTCCAATCATTTAGAGAACCATACACAATTTCCTGTAGGTTGTGTTGCAGTAAATGGAGGTTCCATTCTACTTAGCAGCACTTCTAGTTTCCAAATCCACAGAGTTACACCCAGAGGAGCGTCACTGCTTGTTTTTCGGCCCTTCAAGAGAGTCCAATCAGCTGAAATCCAGTTGTTTTTTCATATCGGACATAAATATTGCACTGTACATAATCGATTGTGTGTCCATAAAATCAGAGGCCTACTTACTAGAGTCCCTAATATACAAAACAGATGAGTTTCAACCAAAAGTTTGCGTAGGGCCCCTGAACACTATATGCTACAAACATAGCACTGTAAAGGAAAAACTATTGTTTGTGTTCATCAAACCAGGGTCCAGTCTACACTTTTGTACTATCACTTTAACTCTACGCTGACCGACTAATTCAGAACTATATCTTATTTACAAAGGAACAAATAAACTACTTTAACTTACTCTTTGTTTGCTTTCAGTGTGAAATAAAACGCCATTCCATATCAGACGTGCGCTCTTGACTTGCGCTACAATGGTGGTGCCAAATTCCGACAATTAGCAGGTGGTTAGGTGAGAAACGAACTGCTAAAGCGAAACAATGGAAACAATGTGATCAGTAGATAGAGTGTTAACTGACTGGCATTCCTGTAAATTACCTACTTTTTCTAATGATGATGAGCAGGCTGCAGACCTTATATCAGACTTTAAATCGGTGCAAGGCCAGCCTTTTGTGACAAAATATGCCTCAGGTCAAGCGTTTTGGCTggacaaataaaaaatatcatCCTAGTAAGATCATGTAAATGGGTTAGTATCACACCAATCATCAGATTGCTTATGTTTCTTAAAATGGCggggaaacaatgttgatttgtGCCCAGTGGGGTGATTCTACCGATGAGTGTTACTGTTGATGATCAATTTCTGTTGATGATCAAGTAACTTCATTGTGATATTTGTTATGAATAAAGcatgctttaaaaaaatatatatatatacttgcATCTCTCTTGACTTTTTTAATGTAGTCATTTATTACTATTCTTTGTATATTTTCCGAAGTGTTCACCAGAAGGCTTTGACTTTTACATTGTAAGCTATTTTGGTATGCAATGCGTCCTGTGACTCAGTTTTTTATTCAAACTCACCTGTTTTGTACtttagggactctagtgagtataCTGGACCCTAGTTGTATGGGCATACAATCAATCAATTTTCCTGTATAGTGCTATATTTgtaccatataatgtccagggccGCATTATAAGCTGTTTGACCACAGTAAAAGTGCAGCAACACTTCCTGACCTAAGTTTTTGTTCAAACTGACCACTTTTGTATTCTAGTGACTCTAGAATACACTTTAAGCTGTTTGACCACAGGAAGGgttctattcaatctgtatcgcagaagttcagcgttacagcgctattgacatttaaaggcaatATTCCTGTGTTAGTGAAGACTGCATTGACAGTAAACGCTGCACAtatcggctcaatcggaaattatctttacatttctattgcgcaatctgtaacgcttcagcaaTACAGAATGACTAGATCACTGAAGGTCCAGAAACACTTCCTATGACCTAGGTTTTTGTTCAAACTCATCTGTTTTGTACAGGTACTTGTCTATGGTGCAATATCTATGTCCAATATGAAAAACATACTGCATTTAAGCTGATTGGCCACTCTTTAATGGCTGCAAAATGAgcagcaaagctgtcatcaaggcaaagagtggctactttgaagaatcacaatataaaatatattttaattggtttaacacatttttggttattacatgattccatatgtgttatttcatagttttgatgtcttcactgttattctacaatgtagaaaatagtaaaaataaagaaaaaccctggaatgagtaggtgtccaaatttTCActgacactgtatatatatatatatatatatatatatatatatatatatatatatatatatatatatatatatactacatgaccaaaagtatgtggatacctgctcgtcgaacatctcattctaaaatcatgggcattaatatggagttggtcccccctatACCAGCCTCCAcacctctgggaaggctttccagtagatgttggaacactgcggggacttggttccattcagccacaagagcattagtgaggtcatgCAGTGATGTTGGCagattaggcttggctcgcagtcagcgttccaattcatcccaaaggtgttc encodes the following:
- the march5l gene encoding E3 ubiquitin-protein ligase MARCHF5; amino-acid sequence: MACVEEPPEKHCWVCFATEKEDRVAEWVSPCRCKGCTKWIHQACLQRWLDEKQKGNSGGAVCCPQCGTEYSIVFPKMGPLVYFLQQVDRALSRASPFAAAGVVVGTVYWSAVTYGAVTVMQVVGHKKGLDVMERADPLFLLMGLPTIPVMLVLGKMIRWEDYILRLWQRHSSKLQLLVPGIGRPLPRVPADGSNGGDHLSVSRTLCGALIFPSVASLVGRLIFSRVPSSLQRTVLGGIAFVVMKGVFKVYFKQQQYLTQANRHILNYPERERDIDGEGRSEGGEDDTEDSGNE